The Prosthecomicrobium sp. N25 nucleotide sequence CCGCGCTCCTGACCCAGGATCCGGTCCTCTTCGACGACACCATCAAGGCCAACATCCGCTACGGATCCGAGGACGCCGACGACGAGGCCGTCTACGCCGCCGCCCGCGCGGCGGCCGCCCACGACTTCATCCGCGAGCTGCCGGACGGCTACGAGACCCGGGTCGGCGAAGCCGGCCAGCTCCTGTCCGGCGGTCAGAAGCAGCGCATCGCCTTCGCGCGCGCCATGCTGCGCGCCGCCCCCATCCTGCTCCTCGACGAGCCGACCAGCGCCCTCGACACCGAGGCGGAGGGCCGCATCCAGCAGGCCATGGACACCCTCCTCGAGGACCGGACCGTGGTGGTCATCGCCCACCGCCTGTCGACCATCCGACGCGCCGACGTGATCTGCGTGCTCGACGGCGGCCGCATCGTCGAGATGGGCGACCACGACGCCCTGATGGCGCGCGATGGCCCTTACGCCCGCCTGCACGCCGGCCAGCCGGACGAGTCCCGCGCCCGCGGCGCCGGGCGGCCCGCGCCCGAGGCGGCCTGACATGCTGAAGGGCCTGACGCGCCGCCCCGGCGTCCAGCGCCTGCTCGGCGCCCTCATCGCCCGCTGGCTGCGCTTCGTCTACCGGACGCTGACGCCCGTGGTCGACCCGCCGGACGGCTACGCGGTCGCGGAGGCGCAGCGCCCCTTCATCCTCGCCATGTGGCACGGCGAGCATTTCCTGATGCCGGCCGGCCGCCCCCCGCACTGGACCGTGAAAGCCATCATCTCCCGGTCGGGCGACGGCGAGATCATCGCCACCGTGTGCGAGGCCTTCGGCATCTCCGCGATCCGCGCCTCGGCGGGCTTCACCGAGGAGCAGGTGCGCCGCCGCGGCGGCGTCTACGGCCTGATCGCCGCCGTCCGGGAGCTGCGCGCCGGCGCCATCGTGGCCCTGACGGCCGACGTGCCCAAGGGCCCGGCGCGCCGGGCCGGGGAGGGGATCGTCGCCATCGCGCGCCATTCGGGCGCCCCGATCATCCCCTTCGCGGTCGCCACCACCCGCCGCATCCACCTGAACAACTGGGATAAGGCCTGCATCAACCTGCCCTTCGGCCGCTACGCCTTCGTGATCGGCGATCCCATCCGCGTCCCCGCCGACGCCGACGCCGAGGCCCTGGAGGCCGCCCGCCTGGCCGTCGAGGACGGGCTCGACCGCGCCCACGCGCGCGCCTACGCCCTGGTGGACGGCCGCGGCGAGCCGGGAGGCCCGCATGGCTGACCCCATCGCCCGCACCGTGCTGGCCTCCTACCGCAACATCAGCCGCCTCCTTTCGCCGGTCGTCCGCGCGTGGGTGGAGAACCGGACGCGCCTCGGCAAGGAGCACCCCGGCCGCCGCTCCGAGCGCTTCGGCCGCCCCAACCTGGCCCGCCCGGACGGGCCGATCGTCTGGGTCCATGCCGCGAGCGTCGGGGAGACCGTCTCGGTGGTCCCGCTCATCGACGTGATCGCCGCCCGCGGCCTGCGCGTCCTCCTCACCACCGGCACCCTGACATCCGCCAAGGTTGCCGAGGACCGTCTCCCGCCGCGCGCCCTGCACCAATTCGCGCCCCTCGACGTGGTCAGCTTCGTGGCCCGTTTCCTGAACCACTGGCAGCCCGACCTCGCCATCTTCGTGGAGAGCGAGATCTGGCCCGCGACCGTCTCCGAACTCGCCCGCCGGCGGGTGCCGCAGGTGGTCGTCAACGCCCGCCTGTCGTCGCGCTCCGGGCGCCGCTGGGCCCGTCTCGGCGGCATCGCGCGGGCCCTTTTCGGACGCCTCGCCCTGGTCCTCGCCCAGTCCCAGGCCGACGCCGAGCGGCTGCGCCTCGTCGGCGCCGCCCCGGTGATCGTCACAGGCAACCTCAAGTTCGACGTCGCCCCGCCGGACGCCATCGACCACGAACTCGCCGCGCTGCACCGTCAGATCGGCGACCGTCCCGTCTGGCTCGCCGCCAGCACCCATGCGGGCGAGGAGGAGGCCGCCGCCGCGGCCCATGCCGCCCTGAAAGCCCGCTTCCCCGGCCTCCTCACGGTCCTTGTGCCGCGCCACCCGGCCCGCGGGCCGGAGATCAGGGGCCTCCTGGCCGCCCGCGGCCTCGCGGTCGCGGCCCGCTCCGAGCGGGCGGAGGTCAGCGCCGAGACCGACGTCCTGCTCGGCGACACGATCGGCGAGATGGGCCTCTACTACAGGGTCGCCCCGCTCGCCTTCATCGGGGGATCGCTGGTCGACCGCGGCGGCCAGAACCCGATCGAGGCGGCCGCCCTCGACACGGCGGTCCTGCACGGGCCCCACGTCAAGAACTTCCTCGACATCTACCGCGCCTTCGACCGCAACAACGCCTCGCTGGAGGTCGCCGACGCCGACGGGCTCGAGGCCGCGGTCGGCGCGCTCCTGGCCGATTCTGTCCGCCGGGGCCGTATGGCCGCCGCCGGCCGCCGCCTCGTCACCGCCAACCGCGGCGCGCTCGAACGAACCCTCGCGGCGCTCGAGCCCTACCTCGAGCCGCTTGCCGCGCGGGCGTCGGGAGGCGGGGGGCCGCCATGAGCGGCTGGCGCGCCCCGGCCTTCTGGCAGACCGGCGGCTGGCCCGCGCGCCTCCTGGCTCCCCTCGGCCGCCTCTATGGCACGGTCACGCTTGCTCGCATGCGCCGCCCGGCCGGCTACCGGCCCCCTGTCCCGGTCGTCGCCATCGGCAACCTCGTGCTTGGCGGGGCCGGCAAGACCCCGTCCGCCATCCTGGTCGCCCGGCTCCTGGAGGCCGACGGCCGACGCCCCGTCGTGGTCAGCCGCGGCTACGGCGGGCGCCTGGCCGGCCCGCTGAGGGTCGACCCGCAGCTCCACGGCGCCGGCGACGTCGGCGATGAGCCGCTGATGATGGCCCGCCGCGGCCTCGCCGTCATGGTCTCCCGCGACCGTGCCGCCGGGGTGCGGGCCGCCGTGGCGGCCGGCGCCGATGTGGTTGTCCTCGACGACGGCTTCCAGAGCCCCGCGGTCGCCAAGGACCTGTCCATCCTGGTGGTCGACGCCGAGGCGCCGGTCGGCAACGGGCTCGTCTTTCCGGCCGGTCCGCTGCGCGCGCCGGTCGGCCCGCAGTTGGCCGCCGCACACCTCGTTCTGGCGATCGGGGAGGGGGAGTTGCCGGACCTCCTGCGGGCCGTTGGCAGACCGGTTCTCGCCGGGCGGCTCGCGGCCCGCGAGTCCACCCGCTTCGCCGGCCGGCGCCTGCTCGGCTACGCGGGTATCGGCCGGCCCGCCAAGGTCGCCGCGACGCTCCGGGCCTGCGGCGCCGACCTCGCCGGCTTCGAGGCCTTCCCGGACCACCACGTCTTCTCGGAGGCCGATGCGCGGCGGCTTCTCCACGCGGCGGGCCGGGCAGGGGCCGGGCTCGTCACCACCGAGAAGGACGCTGCCCGCCTCGGCGGCCGCGCCACGGGGCCGCTGGCCGACCTCGCGAAGGCTTCGGACGTGCTCGCGGTCGACCTCGTGGTGGCCGATCCGGGTGCCCTGTCGGCGGCGCTCGGCAGGCTCTTCGGCGAGCCGCCCGCCGGCGGCCTCAGCCCCCGAAATCCTGGTGGCGCCTGAGCGAGGCGGCCGCGTCCACATAGGCCTCCTGGCGCGCCACGCTCCAGTATTTGAGCTCGTCGACCGGGATCTGCAGGCCCGTGACGGCGCATCGCACGTATGAGCCCTGGGTGAGGATCTTGTAGTCGCCGTCGAGGTACTGGATGCGTGCCTCGCCGAAGGCTCTCGGCAGTTCGATACGGTTCATGGCCTGTCCGCTGCGGGTGGTCGACCGGCACCATAGCGACTGCCGGGCCGCTCCACCACTGCCGAGCCGTCGCGGACCGGCGCCGGCAAAAGAAAACGGCACCGGGGCCGAGGCCGCCGGTGCCGTCCTGCGCGAAAAAGCGCGAGTGGTCTCAGCCCTTCACGGCCGCCGGAGCCGGAGCCGGGGCCTTGGCGCAGCCCGCGACCGAGAGACCGGCGGCGGCGACCAGGGCGACGAGAGCGATGCGAACGATCTTCATGTGTGTGACCCCCAAAAGCTGGACGAATCAGACTGTAGCATTTCGACACGCGCATTTGACCGTCCGTTCACCATGCGGACCGGTCGGGGTGTGCCGGTGCATCGTCTTGTCGGGCCTGCGTTGCATGCTTGCCACAATGGCCCCCGCCGCCCGCCTCACGACCGGGCGACGCTCTCCGTCTCCTGGCTGAGAGCCTTGGCGGCGCGCCGCGGTTCGACCAGCGGTTCCGGGGTGGGCTCCGGAGCCTGTTCGGCAGGCGTGGTCAGGAGGATCTGCTTGCCGGCGAGCAGGCCGCCCGAAGCCTGCAGCACGAGCCGTTCCTTGTCCCGTTCGCGGACCTGGCGCTCCAGGTCGAGGGCGCCGTCCGGATCGACCCCGAGGCCGACCAGCGTGGCGCGCCCGAAGGCGAGGGCGGACTCGTAGGTCTCCCGGATCTCGAAATCGACGCCCTTGCTCCTGAGCGCCAGCGTGTGGCCGCGGTCGTAGGAGCGGACGAAGAGCTTGGTCGTTGGCAGCTCGGAGCGGACCAGGTCGACGATCCGGTCCGTGATCTCGCGCCGGTCGGTCGCCACCACGATCAGCTCGGCCCGTTCCGCCCCCGCCGCCCTGAGCACGTCGAGGCGCGTCCCGTCGCCGTAGTAGATCTTGAAGCCGAAGCGCGCGGCCGAGCGGATCATCTCCGTGTCGTTGTCGATGATGGTGACGTCGGTGCCGTTGGCGAGCAGGAGTTGCGAGACGATCTGGCCGAAACGGCCGAAGCCGACGACCAGTACCGAACCCGTCGCACCGTCGAAGCTCTCGTCCGGCTCGTCCTCGCCCTCGGGTGGGGCGGCCAGCCGCTCCGCGAGCGCGACCACGAGCGGCGTCAGGGCCATCGACAGGGTGGTGACCGCGACCAGGATGGAGGCGGCGCGGTCCGGGATCGTCCCCGAGGCGGCGGCGCTCTGGTAGAGCACGAAGCCGAACTCGCCGCCCTGGACCAGCAGTGCGGCGACCTTCAAGGCCTCCGCGTGGCTTCCCGCAAAGGCCCGCACGGTCAGGTACACGGTGCCGAGCTTGACGAGGACGAGGGCCGCGAGCCCGATCGCGACCAGCCGCCAGTCGGAGGCGATCACGGCGAGGTCCACGCTCATGCCGACAGACAGGAAGAAGAGCCCCATCAGGATGCCCCGGAAGGGCTCGATATCGGCCTCGAGCTGGTGCCGGAAGTTCGATTCGGCGAGCAGAACTCCGGCCAGGAACGCGCCCATCGCCATCGACAGCCCGGCGAGCGTCATCGCCGCCGCCGCGCCGAGGACGACCATCAGGGCCGCGGCCGTCATGATCTCGCGAGCCTCCGCGGCGGCGAGCAGCCGGAACATCGGGTTGAGCAGGTAGCGCCCGACCAGCACCACCCCGCCGACCGCGAGCAGGATCTTGGCCCCGGAGAGGGCCGCCTCCGTGAAGCCTCCCCCCGACGACGGCGTCGGCGCGATCACGGCGAGGAGCGCCAGCAGGGGCACGATCGCGAGGTCCTGCAGGAGCAGGATCGCGAAGGTCTTCTCGCCCGCCCCGGTCCGCGTCTCGCCGCGCTCCTCCAGCATCTGCATCACGATGGCGGTCGACGAGAGCGACAGGCCCGCGCCCGCCACCAGCGCCACGCGCCAGTCCGCGCCGAGCAGGTAGACCGCCGCCCCGATCCCCGCCGCGGCGAGCAGCACCTGCGCCGAGCCGAGCCCGAAGATGTGCTTGCGCATGCTCCAGAGCCGCTTCGGCTCCAGCTCCAGCCCGATGAGGAAGAGGAAGAGCACGATCCCGAGCTCGGCCACATGCAGGATCGCGCCTGGGTCGGCGAAGAAGCCGAGCGCCGCCGGACCGATCGCGACGCCGGCCGCCAGGTACCCGATCACCGTCCCGAGCCCGAGCCGCTTGAAGACCGGGACGGCGACCACGGCCGCCGCGAGCAGGACGAGCGGCGGCGCGACCAGCGCGGTGGCGGAGGCTTCGGCGGCCATGGGGAATCCGGGGTGCGAGGGGCGGGACCCGGATCATATGGGTAACTGCGTAGCCGGTGCAAAGCGGCCGTCACTGTGCGGCGGAACGTTCCTCCGGCGGCAGCTGGTCGCTCCAGGTCAGGCGCTTGTAGTTGAAGCCGCGCGCGATCGTCGGCTTCACGACCGCGAAATAGGGCGAGATGTCGAAGTCGCGCGGCGTGTAGAGCGTGTGGTGGCGGATGTGGAGGATCTCGGAGCGGGCCTGCCGCGATCGCGCCCTCTGCTCGCCCTCCCGCGCGATCCGCTCGACCTTCGGCAGGATCGGGTAGCGCACGGATTCGAACGCCTGCGCGATCAGGGTCGAGCAGATCGCCCGCGTCGGGTCGCCCGACCCGAAGGCGATCATCCGCCGCCGCCAGCGTACCGGGATCGGCAGGGGCACGAAGAAGCGCAGCATGTCGGTGATGTTTTTCAGGTCGTAGTCGAGCCCGATATGGTCGACCATGAAGCGCACCACCCGCGCCTCGTCCTCGGGCTGCAGCCCGACCGGGCGGCAGATGCGGGTGTGGTAGTCGCGATAGCGCGACAGCGGCGCCGACACCACGCCTTCCGCCGGATAGGCCTCGACCAGCACGTGGCACTCGCCGTCCGGCGTCGCCCGCCCGGGGATCGGCCCGACATACATGGCCGCATGCGACCAGGTCGACTGGGTGAGATACTTGATCGCCGCCGAGAGCCGCGTGTCGCCTTCGACGAGCAGCACGTCCCCCGGCCGAAGCGAGGCCCTCAGCGCGGCCGGATCGCTCGGCGCATAGGGCTCGTACCCGGGCGACTTCGTATCAAGAAGCCGCGCGACCGCATGCCCGACACGATCCATCATTCGCCCCGCCATGGCACCCTCGCTCGAGAGGCAGGCTCGATCCGGGCTAGAATAACGCGAGGATGTTGCGATGGGGTTTCAAAATTCGTCGTGAAGCGCACACTGGCGTCATCCCGCCTGGGTGCCGCCGACCG carries:
- a CDS encoding lysophospholipid acyltransferase family protein encodes the protein MLKGLTRRPGVQRLLGALIARWLRFVYRTLTPVVDPPDGYAVAEAQRPFILAMWHGEHFLMPAGRPPHWTVKAIISRSGDGEIIATVCEAFGISAIRASAGFTEEQVRRRGGVYGLIAAVRELRAGAIVALTADVPKGPARRAGEGIVAIARHSGAPIIPFAVATTRRIHLNNWDKACINLPFGRYAFVIGDPIRVPADADAEALEAARLAVEDGLDRAHARAYALVDGRGEPGGPHG
- a CDS encoding 3-deoxy-D-manno-octulosonic acid transferase encodes the protein MADPIARTVLASYRNISRLLSPVVRAWVENRTRLGKEHPGRRSERFGRPNLARPDGPIVWVHAASVGETVSVVPLIDVIAARGLRVLLTTGTLTSAKVAEDRLPPRALHQFAPLDVVSFVARFLNHWQPDLAIFVESEIWPATVSELARRRVPQVVVNARLSSRSGRRWARLGGIARALFGRLALVLAQSQADAERLRLVGAAPVIVTGNLKFDVAPPDAIDHELAALHRQIGDRPVWLAASTHAGEEEAAAAAHAALKARFPGLLTVLVPRHPARGPEIRGLLAARGLAVAARSERAEVSAETDVLLGDTIGEMGLYYRVAPLAFIGGSLVDRGGQNPIEAAALDTAVLHGPHVKNFLDIYRAFDRNNASLEVADADGLEAAVGALLADSVRRGRMAAAGRRLVTANRGALERTLAALEPYLEPLAARASGGGGPP
- the lpxK gene encoding tetraacyldisaccharide 4'-kinase, giving the protein MSGWRAPAFWQTGGWPARLLAPLGRLYGTVTLARMRRPAGYRPPVPVVAIGNLVLGGAGKTPSAILVARLLEADGRRPVVVSRGYGGRLAGPLRVDPQLHGAGDVGDEPLMMARRGLAVMVSRDRAAGVRAAVAAGADVVVLDDGFQSPAVAKDLSILVVDAEAPVGNGLVFPAGPLRAPVGPQLAAAHLVLAIGEGELPDLLRAVGRPVLAGRLAARESTRFAGRRLLGYAGIGRPAKVAATLRACGADLAGFEAFPDHHVFSEADARRLLHAAGRAGAGLVTTEKDAARLGGRATGPLADLAKASDVLAVDLVVADPGALSAALGRLFGEPPAGGLSPRNPGGA
- a CDS encoding DUF2093 domain-containing protein, giving the protein MNRIELPRAFGEARIQYLDGDYKILTQGSYVRCAVTGLQIPVDELKYWSVARQEAYVDAAASLRRHQDFGG
- a CDS encoding monovalent cation:proton antiporter-2 (CPA2) family protein gives rise to the protein MAAEASATALVAPPLVLLAAAVVAVPVFKRLGLGTVIGYLAAGVAIGPAALGFFADPGAILHVAELGIVLFLFLIGLELEPKRLWSMRKHIFGLGSAQVLLAAAGIGAAVYLLGADWRVALVAGAGLSLSSTAIVMQMLEERGETRTGAGEKTFAILLLQDLAIVPLLALLAVIAPTPSSGGGFTEAALSGAKILLAVGGVVLVGRYLLNPMFRLLAAAEAREIMTAAALMVVLGAAAAMTLAGLSMAMGAFLAGVLLAESNFRHQLEADIEPFRGILMGLFFLSVGMSVDLAVIASDWRLVAIGLAALVLVKLGTVYLTVRAFAGSHAEALKVAALLVQGGEFGFVLYQSAAASGTIPDRAASILVAVTTLSMALTPLVVALAERLAAPPEGEDEPDESFDGATGSVLVVGFGRFGQIVSQLLLANGTDVTIIDNDTEMIRSAARFGFKIYYGDGTRLDVLRAAGAERAELIVVATDRREITDRIVDLVRSELPTTKLFVRSYDRGHTLALRSKGVDFEIRETYESALAFGRATLVGLGVDPDGALDLERQVRERDKERLVLQASGGLLAGKQILLTTPAEQAPEPTPEPLVEPRRAAKALSQETESVARS